One Nicotiana tomentosiformis chromosome 1, ASM39032v3, whole genome shotgun sequence genomic window, attGTTAGCTTATTGCAAGCACCAAGTTGTATATGGGTATTGGCTTGTTTGGTTGCTTCTTCACTTCTCTGTTGGAATGGAGTTTACCGTTTTGTTTATTTTGGCTAATTCCAATATTATAGATGTGTTTATGACATCTGTTAAGAATCTATTTAGTTAGAACAGAAATATGCTGCTGGCAAAGCAGAGCGTAACATATGAAGCAACTTATAACTAATCACACAACTTTTGGTTGGGGGAAACATTAGTTTGTTCAATATAAACCTCAGGGTAAATATCCTCCTCGCCCCCCCTGGTAACTTCAATAAAATTACTTTAATTATCAAAAATGGAAAGAAGTCTCAGGGTATAGATGTATTAGCTACTTAGGCGTTCCTTCTAGTGGTAGTTTAGGGTCAACCATAATCTTCCTTTCCAATGTCTCAAATGAATCATTAGAAATGGAATTCCATTGAGAGAAAGTTTGTTACAAATACGTGTTTACCTCTGTAGCAGAACTTGTTTGGAGGAAGATCACTTATTAAAAGGTTATTATTCAGGCCTTGTTTTGCTGATGGAGAAACAGAGAAGAACTTGCTGCTCCACAAGAGCATCAATGCTGTGGCTCAAATCAAGAGACGATAATAAGAATATGAAATTGATATGCTTTGGTCATGATTTTTTCTTGTAGCTGAATGATAGGAATAAGTGTTATTGTTGTTCTTTTAAGACATAGTGTTGTGTGCATTAAGCTCCTCATATTACAGATTCAACCATAACAAGTCTGCTTCTTTCCGAGTTTCTGACAGCTGTTCGGAATGTGCTGAGCTTAGTTTTAACTTTTAGTGTGGATGTGTTATCTGTACATGTACCCCCAATTTCAGACTCATTTAGTATGATATCAGGTTCTCTTTTAAAGTGAAGTAATCTTACAATATTGGTTTTATTTGTTATTTAGTTCCACAGCCAAGATAAGAAGTGAAGTTCTTACTCCCTTTCGGTCTGTTCGGATGTTCTTCTATCTCGCTTTCATTGCAAGTGGTGGTCTTGGAGGACTTATTGCCTCTACACGACTAATTGCGGCATTGGCCAATTCATCAAGAGCAGCTGAAGTTCCTGAGATCCTAAAAGGCCTTGGCATAGACCTCGGCGCAGTCTCTGTATTTGCTTTTCTGTATTATAGGGAGAATAGAGCAAAGAATGCTCAGGTGGCAAGATTAGTAAGAGAAGAAAATCTTGCAAATCTTAAGCTTCGTGTGGATGAGAAGAAAATCGTTCCCCTGAGTGCTTTCAGAGGAATTGCTCGTTTGGTCATCCTTGCTGGCCCTTCGGCTTTCATTTCAGAATGTTTCAGACTCAGCGAACCATTTACCGATGGCCTTCTTGAAAGAGGAGTGCTTGTGGTCCCTTTTGCAACTGATGGAATTTCTCCTAGTTTTGAGTTTGAAGAGAATGAAGAACTTGAGGAGAAGATATCCAGAAGAAAAAGGCTGTGGCAGCTTGCTCCTCTTTATGCCACTGAGTGGACCAAGTAAGTGTGTTATCAACAAAACGGAACGTTGTCTAACT contains:
- the LOC104113892 gene encoding protein LOW PSII ACCUMULATION 1, chloroplastic is translated as MATAAQFSYITVNSPNFYPSANKRFAFSRQLKDGAEFYTDVTSSRRKPKLLSVACSNSSPSSDSISSTAKIRSEVLTPFRSVRMFFYLAFIASGGLGGLIASTRLIAALANSSRAAEVPEILKGLGIDLGAVSVFAFLYYRENRAKNAQVARLVREENLANLKLRVDEKKIVPLSAFRGIARLVILAGPSAFISECFRLSEPFTDGLLERGVLVVPFATDGISPSFEFEENEELEEKISRRKRLWQLAPLYATEWTKWIDEQKKLANVSPESPVYLSLRLDGRVRGSGVGYPPWNAFVMQLPPVKGIWSGLLDGMDGRVL